A genome region from Purpureocillium takamizusanense chromosome 8, complete sequence includes the following:
- the srs2_1 gene encoding DNA helicase (EggNog:ENOG503NUJR~COG:L), whose product MSADDPGTSILKSLNDAQRRAVTSNAATVAILAGPGSGKTHTLTSRVVWLIRQGGLQPSDIIVATFTVKAAREMKARIGKALGQEAEKKIVLGTFHSIARRYLSKYGTRVGLDPKFGIADDGDSKAIIQRICKRLDLKVEPFAAKAWISKRKAKGSTPAPTRKHQDPPDLLTCFKEYQDHLERSNLLDYDDLLVRCVELLRQHASCVSNVQAVLIDEYQDTNGIQYDLMKLFAQERQRITVVGDPDQSIYGWRSAEIRNLYRLLRDYPDTDEVSLEENYRSSQSILDISLHVIQQDKKRYQKVLLPVHSKGAKPVLRKLKSSAAEGEWIVAELRRVVMLSGGMLKYQDVAVLLRSASLSRHVESALGKAGVSYRMIGGHKFYDRKEIKILLDYLRVVYQPDNNDAVARIINVPRRGIGESTIKSLLEEAEQAKMSVWSLLWKHCHGQRKATTNIRPKMEQKLNTELLKIVSSLRQKAGKMTESSQFTLVDLIDDLVGQLSFKRYLEEEYEEDHEGRWANVQELTNLAADFARDVGKADEDALPDIEDVEQTKEDDVLGRFLANVALASDAQKNEKDQDTSAMVTISTIHAAKGLEWPVVFVPSVYTGSIPHSRAEDSDEERRLLYVAMTRAQALLYLSCPLYGSQGLSNKVELSPFVSPFAASFAQKGPSFDKPVVEAAAAILGRLAPTQQVIFDKMPPMFSPEDDMFPIEPYDPKNADVLEDDQQSRYTRAPKRQRTSYSKGGSEDEAEGEQRPWRPDYATTMEKSSEFTMSSLPGFVTAGAHQSALSAAIATGAGAHDTRTLKKQQPKTDTTRRKPDQRSMLGFITSESRSSGDPLAKKNPNDLSLRRYHAAAARHAMKPAQVATPPTVPKPAIDPAFAGHKLPSAGTLAQPRPGGKTGAEPRKQYDCFSSSPPRASTPEEEITKPAPKGEPVRPASSFHTTTFMSAKPRAGVRRPVGMGPAPSMDRLRKPFKPLTINRPKGPSG is encoded by the coding sequence ATGTCAGCAGATGATCCTGGAACCTCCATCCTGAAGTCCCTCAACgatgcccagcgccgcgccgtcacgTCCAATGCGGCCACAGTCGCCATATTGGCCGGCCCGGGGAGCGGCAAAACTCACACGCTCACGTCCCGTGTTGTGTGGCTCATTCGGCAAGGAGGCCTCCAGCCGTCTGATATCATCGTCGCGACATTCACCGTCAAAGCAGCTCGGGAAATGAAGGCTCGTATCGGCAAAGCATTGGGTCAGGAAGCGGAGAAGAAAATCGTCCTCGGGACCTTTCACTCCATCGCGCGGCGTTACCTATCCAAGTACGGAACACGCGTCGGTCTCGACCCCAAGTttggcatcgccgacgatggcgactcCAAGGCTATCATTCAGCGGATATGCAAGCGGCTGGATCTCAAAGTCGAACCTTTCGCTGCGAAGGCTTGGATAAGCAAGCGAAAGGCCAAGGGCTCAACACCGGCACCGACACGAAAACATCAGGATCCGCCCGACTTGCTCACTTGCTTCAAAGAGTATCAGGATCACCTGGAGAGGTCTAACCTGTTGGACTATGACGACCTTCTCGTGCGCTGCGTGGAGCTTCTGCGGCAGCACGCATCCTGCGTGTCTAACGTCCAAGCGGTGCTCATAGACGAATACCAGGACACCAATGGCATTCAGTACGACCTCATGAAGCTTTTCGCTCAGGAACGCCAACGCATCACCGTCGTGGGCGACCCAGATCAGAGCATCTATGGCTGGCGTTCAGCAGAGATTAGGAATCTGTATCGCCTCTTGCGAGACTATCCTGACACCGATGAGGTGTCTCTGGAGGAGAATTATAGATCCTCCCAGTCCATCCTCGACATTTCGCTCCATGTCATTCAGCAAGACAAGAAGCGTTATCAGAAAGTGTTGCTGCCGGTCCATAGCAAAGGCGCGAAACCGGTTTTACGAAAACTAAAGAGCTCTGCAGCAGAAGGCGAGTGGATTGTGGCGGAATTGAGGCGAGTGGTCATGCTGTCTGGAGGCATGCTCAAGTATCAAGATGTGGCGGTATTGCTCCGATCGGCATCTCTGTCAAGGCACGTTGAATCTGCGCTGGGAAAGGCGGGTGTGTCCTATCGCATGATTGGCGGGCACAAATTCTATGACCGCAAGGAGATCAAGATCCTCCTGGACTATCTCCGCGTAGTCTATCAACccgacaacaacgacgcaGTGGCCAGAATCATCAACGTTCCACGACGAGGTATTGGCGAGTCAACAATCAAGTCCTTGTTGGAAGAAGCCGAACAGGCGAAAATGAGCGTATGGTCGCTCCTGTGGAAGCACTGTCACGGGCAAAGAAAGGCCACGACCAACATTCGACCCAAGATGGAGCAGAAGCTGAATACGGAGTTGTTGAAGATTGTGTCCAGTCTGCGGCAGAAGGCTGGCAAAATGACAGAGAGCAGTCAATTTACACTGGTCGATCTCATCGATGACCTTGTCGGACAGCTGAGCTTCAAGCGCTACCTCGAGGAGGAATATGAAGAGGACCACGAAGGGCGATGGGCCAACGTTCAGGAGCTCACCAACCTTGCAGCCGATTTTGCACGGGACGTTGGCAAAGCGGATGAGGATGCGCTCCCGGACATTGAGGACGTCGAGCAGACCAAAGAAGATGACGTCCTAGGCCGGTTCCTGGCCAACGTGGCCTTGGCATCGGATGCGCAGAAAAATGAAAAGGACCAGGATACGTCAGCCATGGTGACGATATCGACAATACACGCAGCGAAGGGCCTCGAGTGGCCTGTCGTGTTTGTGCCCTCTGTGTACACCGGGTCCATTCCTCATTCTCGAGCTGAAGAttccgacgaggagcggcgaTTGCTGTATGTCGCAATGACGCGAGCCCAGGCACTCTTATATTTGAGCTGTCCATTGTATGGCTCACAAGGCCTGAGCAACAAGGTTGAGCTTTCGCCCTTTGTGTCTCCCTTTGCTGCAAGCTTTGCACAGAAGGGCCCATCATTTGACAAACCGGTGGTcgaggcagcagccgccatcTTGGGTAGGCTGGCACCGACACAGCAGGTCATTTTCGACAAAATGCCACCTATGTTCTCACCGGAAGATGATATGTTTCCCATCGAACCTTACGATCCGAAGAATGCGGACGTCCTCGAAGATGATCAGCAGAGCCGTTATACTCGGGCGCCGAAGAGGCAACGGACATCCTATTCCAAAGGGGGAAGTGAGGACGAAGCCGAAGGGGAACAAAGGCCCTGGAGACCCGACTACGCTACAACGATGGAAAAGTCATCCGAATTCACCATGTCCTCTCTGCCCGGATTCGTCACCGCTGGGGCGCATCAGTCAGCTTTGTCCGCCGCTATAGCTACTGGTGCCGGTGCCCATGACACACGGACGttgaagaagcagcagccgaAAACGGACACTACGCGCCGGAAACCTGATCAGCGGAGCATGCTTGGCTTCATAACATCCGAGTCCAGGAGCTCGGGTGACCCACTTGCGAAGAAGAACCCGAATGATTTGTCTCTGAGGCGCTaccacgcggccgccgcacgACACGCGATGAAGCCGGCACAAGTCGCGACACCTCCAACTGTGCCGAAGCCGGCTATCGATCCAGCGTTTGCAGGTCATAAGCTGCCGAGTGCTGGGACGCTCGCACAGCCTCGGCCGGGAGGAAAGACAGGAGCAGAGCCACGAAAGCAATATGACTGCTTctcaagctcgccgccgcgcgcatcAACACCCGAGGAGGAAATTACCAAACCGGCACCCAAAGGGGAGCCCGTGAGACCTGCATCAAGCTTTCACACGACCACGTTCATGTCAGCGAAACCGCGAGCGGGGGTGAGGCGGCCGGTGGGCATGGGCCCGGCACCGTCCATGGACCGATTGCGAAAGCCGTTCAAGCCGCTGACGATTAATCGCCCAAAGGGCCCGAGCGGCTGA
- a CDS encoding uncharacterized protein (TransMembrane:1 (n11-26c31/32o79-100i)~EggNog:ENOG503P2FV), which yields MHERHSVKTPLLSLVFTSALSIALFSAAVFSNPTSIAGALDERNNNPLNIDWDPAPAPEDGPPLSAGALRNPKYLPAEIGGIVAAYGASLVLVAITLLSLAKKRREHLRGGDDEFALSSPPGIIRIERRFSKFPIATPRTATVPNFSYPSPINTEFDPPDSYIYPSPTSSITAPGVDPSVDQSIVQADREMAQQQLEEMYKHVMEHEDAKERGVVLDTPVMTPQGQHRVSSPSSSKKERSKPASLKLSGGYEKPQSKTASLLSALRSPRKKAVKGVTISSPIMTPQSSTFPRQEPQEMNPMSPRHYAPPPPPPIPTDQISFGASRVSRNGAPMTPDISPESVQSIDERINSQLGPSTSARGGYLAPTEGDPESATSEHSQVPLVGRSQAPLAGAPASPTHGPRSPTWPASPGRGPRSPTLPASPKPGATFQRGNAPSAVRTGGSLPLRAYEPSLASPSTIARTTKQTVFERRGPLSPTTGRTPRTAGAVPYSPYQPFTPVVPVTPSLVTKEDRRRMKRMVPKTPTLDMVQSEEEMW from the coding sequence ATGCACGAGAGGCACTCCGTCAAAACACCGCTGCTGTCTCTTGTCTTCACCTCAGCGCTGAGCATCGCACTCTTCTCCgcggccgtcttctccaACCCCACCTCGATCGCGGGTGCCCTCGACGAGAGGAACAACAACCCGCTCAACATCGACTGGGatccggcgccggcgcctgaGGACGGACCCCCACTCTCTGCCGGAGCTCTGAGAAACCCCAAGTATCTACCTGCTGAGATAGGTGGAATTGTTGCCGCCTACGGCGCTTCTCTGGTACTGGTTGCCATCACCCTCCTTTCGCTAGCAAAGAAGCGTCGTGAGCACCTTCgaggtggcgacgacgagttcGCCCTCTCCAGCCCGCCTGGCATCATCCGCATAGAACGCCGGTTCAGCAAGTTCCCTATTGCGACCCCTAGGACCGCGACAGTCCCCAATTTCTCTTATCCGTCGCCCATCAACACCGAGTTCGATCCGCCCGACTCTTACATATACCCGTCGCCAACTTCATCCATCACCGCTCCCGGAGTCGATCCATCTGTGGACCAAAGCATAGTCCAGGCCGATAGAGAAatggcgcagcagcagctcgaggaaATGTACAAGCATGTCATGGAGCACGAGGATGCAAAGGAGAGAGGTGTCGTGCTCGACACACCGGTCATGACGCCTCAGGGCCAGCAccgcgtctcgtcgccctcgtcatccaAGAAGGAACGGTCTAAGCCGGCTAGCCTGAAGCTTTCTGGAGGCTATGAAAAGCCGCAGTCCAAGACAGCTTCTCTTCTGTCGGCTCTTCGCTCCCCGAGAAAGAAGGCTGTAAAAGGCGTCACCATTTCATCTCCCATCATGACACCGCAGTCGTCGACCTTCCCTAGGCAGGAACCTCAGGAGATGAATCCAATGTCCCCGCGACACTACgccccgcctccaccaccgccgatTCCCACGGACCAGATATCTTTTGGTGCTTCTCGCGTCAGCCGGAATGGCGCACCCATGACACCTGACATCTCGCCTGAGAGCGTCCAAAGCATCGACGAGCGGATTAATTCTCAGCTTGGACCATCTACCAGTGCTAGGGGCGGCTATCTAGCGCCAACGGAGGGAGACCCGGAGTCGGCTACGTCGGAACATTCTCAGGTCCCTCTCGTCGGACGTTCTCAGGCGCCTCTCGCCGGAGCGCCTGCCTCTCCCACCCATGGCCCTCGGTCTCCCACCTGGCCTGCTTCTCCAGGTCGCGGCCCTCGGTCTCCCACGTTGCCTGCCTCACCTAAGCCTGGCGCCACCTTCCAGCGAGGCAATGCACCATCGGCGGTCAGGACTGGAGGCTCTCTGCCGTTGCGAGCCTATGAGCCATCTCTGGCGTCTCCGTCAACCATTGCCCGCACCACTAAGCAGACAGTGTTTGAGAGGAGGGGGCCTCTCTCGCCAACTACGGGCAGGACGCCGCGAACCGCAGGAGCTGTGCCGTACTCGCCATACCAGCCATTTACACCCGTCGTGCCGGTGACGCCCTCTCTTGTGACCAAGGAGGACCGAAGGCGGATGAAGAGGATGGTGCCAAAGACTCCCACGCTGGACATGGTGCAGAGCGAGGAGGAAATGTGGTAA
- the srs2_2 gene encoding DNA helicase (EggNog:ENOG503NUJR~TransMembrane:1 (i62-82o)~COG:L): protein MSAIAPIISRLSSPAVAAPARRAAASFSTSARSLSPEAASGVAAPSRSSWAWRNLSPRTRRYVVYGLGAGAVIDGYVVFNYFPGMLGLGEDKKN, encoded by the coding sequence ATGTCTGCCATTGCCCCCATAATTAGCCGcctctcctcgcccgccgtggctgcccctgcgcgccgcgccgcggccagcttCTCCACCTCTGCGCGGTCGCTGAGTCCAGAGGCCGCGtcgggcgtcgcggcgccatcgcgctCCTCCTGGGCTTGGAGGAATCTGTCGCCCAGGACGCGCCGCTACGTGGTCTACGGGCTCGGAGCAGGTGCCGTTATCGACGGCTACGTGGTCTTCAACTACTTTCCCGGGATGttgggcctcggcgaggacaagaagaatTGA